A region of Lichenibacterium dinghuense DNA encodes the following proteins:
- a CDS encoding sugar ABC transporter ATP-binding protein — protein MATSLIELRHVGKRFAGIKALDDVSLSVRRGEIHCLAGENGSGKSTIIKVMSGVYQPDEGEVLIDGEPVRRLTPAGSVARGIQVIYQDLSLFPNLSVAENLAMNGLLKERRRTLRWGEVRSIARAALDRLGIDLPLGAEVGSLPTAAKQIVAIARALQAEARLIVMDEPTTALTRNEVDRLLDITRTIQKGGVAVLFVSHKMREMLEISERLTVMRNGRVVVEGPIGGFTEASITRHMTGHDLSHEVYVRPPGHAGLPPRLAVENLTVPGAVEGVDLTLRPGDVVGLSGLIGSGRTELALALFGLRPDHGGTVRIDGQPVRLGGVEDAIRHGIAYVPEDRLSEGLFLTQSVARNMLASSLDRMTRGLTVDRARAARASDDMIAAMQIATRSGATPVGYLSGGNQQRVVIARWLMTRARILILNGPTVGVDVGSKAEIHRIIRDLAVRDGLAVLMISDDVPELLQHCNSIILMHRGRFVDRFEGGTASEDTVGAALKNLR, from the coding sequence ATGGCGACGAGCCTGATCGAACTCCGCCACGTCGGGAAGCGCTTCGCCGGCATCAAGGCGCTCGACGACGTGTCGCTGTCGGTGCGCCGCGGCGAGATCCACTGCCTCGCGGGCGAGAACGGCTCCGGCAAGTCGACGATCATCAAGGTCATGTCGGGCGTCTACCAGCCCGACGAGGGCGAGGTGCTGATCGACGGCGAGCCCGTGCGGCGCCTCACGCCCGCCGGGTCCGTGGCCCGCGGCATCCAGGTGATCTACCAGGACCTGTCGTTGTTCCCGAACCTCAGCGTCGCCGAGAACTTGGCGATGAACGGCCTCCTCAAGGAGCGGCGGCGGACGCTGCGCTGGGGCGAGGTCCGCTCCATCGCCCGCGCGGCCCTGGACCGGCTCGGCATCGATCTGCCCCTCGGCGCCGAGGTGGGCAGCCTGCCGACGGCGGCGAAGCAGATCGTCGCCATCGCCCGCGCCCTGCAGGCGGAGGCGCGCCTCATCGTCATGGACGAGCCCACCACCGCCCTCACCCGCAACGAGGTGGACCGGCTCCTCGACATCACCCGCACGATCCAGAAGGGCGGCGTCGCGGTGCTGTTCGTGTCCCACAAGATGCGCGAGATGCTGGAGATCAGCGAGCGCCTGACCGTGATGCGCAACGGCCGCGTCGTGGTGGAGGGGCCGATCGGCGGCTTCACCGAGGCCTCGATCACCCGCCACATGACGGGCCACGACCTCAGCCACGAGGTCTACGTCCGCCCGCCGGGGCACGCGGGCCTGCCGCCCCGCCTCGCGGTCGAGAACCTGACCGTGCCGGGGGCGGTCGAGGGCGTCGACCTCACGCTGCGCCCCGGCGACGTCGTCGGCCTGTCGGGGCTGATCGGGTCGGGGCGGACCGAGCTCGCCCTCGCGCTCTTCGGCCTGCGCCCCGACCACGGCGGCACGGTCCGCATCGACGGGCAGCCCGTGCGCCTCGGCGGCGTCGAGGACGCGATCCGGCACGGCATCGCCTACGTGCCGGAGGACCGGCTGAGCGAGGGGCTGTTCCTGACGCAGTCCGTCGCCCGCAACATGCTGGCGAGCTCGCTCGACCGGATGACGCGGGGGCTGACGGTCGACCGGGCGCGGGCGGCCCGCGCCAGCGACGACATGATCGCCGCCATGCAGATCGCGACGCGCAGCGGCGCGACCCCGGTGGGCTACCTGTCGGGCGGCAACCAGCAGCGCGTGGTGATCGCGCGCTGGCTGATGACGCGAGCCCGCATCCTCATCCTCAACGGCCCGACCGTCGGCGTCGACGTCGGCTCGAAGGCGGAGATCCACCGCATCATCCGCGACCTCGCCGTCCGCGACGGCCTCGCGGTGCTGATGATCTCGGACGACGTGCCCGAGCTGCTCCAGCACTGCAACAGCATCATCCTCATGCACCGCGGCCGCTTCGTCGACCGCTTCGAGGGCGGCACCGCGTCCGAGGACACGGTCGGCGCCGCGTTGAAGAACCTGAGGTAG
- a CDS encoding autoinducer 2 ABC transporter substrate-binding protein has product MLKLLSSAAVAALALTVSLGAARAEGPLDTSKVTKDIRVSATGKAYTIATVVKVDGIAWFDRMREGVKQFKADTGQDAYEVGPSQADAAAQVEIIENLIAQGVDAICVVPFSVEAVEPVLKKARDRGIVVISHEASNIQNVDFDIEAFDNKAYGAMLMQKLGQQMGGKGDYVATVGSLTSKSQNEWIDGAVEYQKQHFPDMKLVTGRLETYDDANQDYNKLKEALTTYPKVTGILGAPMPTSAGAGRLIAERNLKGKVFFSGTGLVSVAGQYIKNGDIDYIQFWDPAAAGYAMDELAVMVLQKKGAQIKAGLDLGLPGYTDLKVPDPSRPNILYGSGWVGVNAANMKDYNF; this is encoded by the coding sequence ATGCTGAAGCTGCTGTCGTCCGCCGCCGTCGCGGCCCTGGCCCTCACGGTCTCGCTCGGTGCGGCCCGCGCCGAGGGGCCGCTCGACACGTCCAAGGTGACCAAGGACATCCGCGTTTCGGCCACGGGCAAGGCCTACACCATCGCCACCGTGGTCAAGGTCGACGGCATCGCCTGGTTCGACCGGATGCGCGAGGGCGTGAAGCAGTTCAAGGCCGACACCGGCCAGGACGCCTACGAGGTCGGCCCGAGCCAGGCGGACGCGGCCGCGCAGGTCGAGATCATCGAGAACCTGATCGCCCAGGGCGTCGACGCCATCTGCGTGGTGCCCTTCTCGGTCGAGGCCGTCGAGCCGGTGCTCAAGAAGGCGCGCGACCGCGGCATCGTGGTGATCTCCCACGAGGCCTCCAACATCCAGAACGTCGACTTCGACATCGAGGCCTTCGACAACAAGGCCTACGGCGCCATGCTGATGCAGAAGCTCGGCCAGCAGATGGGCGGCAAGGGCGACTACGTCGCGACCGTCGGCAGCCTGACCTCGAAGTCGCAGAACGAGTGGATCGACGGCGCCGTCGAGTACCAGAAGCAGCACTTCCCGGACATGAAGCTCGTGACCGGGCGCCTCGAAACCTACGACGACGCCAACCAGGACTACAACAAGCTGAAGGAGGCGCTGACCACCTACCCGAAGGTCACCGGCATCCTCGGCGCGCCCATGCCGACCTCGGCCGGCGCCGGGCGGCTGATCGCCGAGCGCAACCTCAAGGGCAAGGTGTTCTTCTCCGGCACCGGCCTCGTGTCCGTGGCGGGCCAGTACATCAAGAACGGCGACATCGACTACATCCAGTTCTGGGACCCGGCCGCCGCCGGCTACGCCATGGACGAGCTCGCCGTCATGGTGCTGCAGAAGAAGGGCGCCCAGATCAAGGCCGGCCTCGACCTCGGCCTGCCGGGCTACACCGACCTCAAGGTGCCGGACCCGAGCCGCCCCAACATCCTGTACGGCTCGGGCTGGGTGGGCGTGAACGCCGCCAACATGAAGGACTACAACTTCTGA
- a CDS encoding DeoR family transcriptional regulator, with translation MSAPPKIARKGRPSGGGSPGRLDALAEALSGPGVLRLRDAARVLGVSEMTVRRDVAGVPERFSYLGGYIVPRTADGPYVMAEEQGTHSAAKAAVCALAAATVEEGDTIFVDCGTTMPHLARHLAPGLAVTVVCYALNIAVPFAALPNVRLILLGGLYNPSSASFSVDDGLATLDRLGINRAFISAGGVHAEKGVSCSNFHEIAVKQAVLRRAVHRTLVVDGSKLGKVRPAPFAGLDAFDALVTTGAPDAAEGQVEAVRAAFSGPLLLAGPARHS, from the coding sequence GTGTCCGCACCGCCCAAAATCGCGCGCAAAGGCCGCCCCTCCGGGGGCGGGAGTCCCGGCCGGCTCGACGCCCTGGCGGAAGCGCTCAGCGGCCCCGGCGTGCTCCGCCTGAGGGACGCCGCGCGGGTGCTCGGCGTGTCCGAGATGACGGTGCGGCGCGACGTGGCCGGCGTGCCGGAGCGGTTCAGCTACCTCGGCGGCTACATCGTCCCGCGCACGGCGGACGGGCCCTACGTCATGGCCGAGGAGCAGGGCACGCATTCGGCCGCCAAGGCCGCGGTCTGCGCCCTCGCGGCGGCGACCGTGGAGGAGGGCGACACGATCTTCGTCGACTGCGGCACGACCATGCCGCACCTGGCCCGCCACCTCGCGCCGGGCCTCGCCGTGACGGTGGTGTGCTACGCCCTCAACATCGCCGTCCCGTTCGCGGCCCTGCCGAACGTGCGGCTGATCCTGCTCGGCGGCCTCTACAACCCGTCGTCGGCGTCCTTCTCGGTCGACGACGGCCTCGCGACGCTGGACCGCCTCGGCATCAACAGGGCCTTCATCTCGGCCGGCGGCGTCCACGCCGAGAAGGGCGTGAGCTGCTCGAACTTCCACGAGATCGCGGTGAAGCAGGCCGTGCTGCGCCGCGCCGTGCACCGGACCCTCGTGGTCGACGGCAGCAAGCTCGGCAAGGTGCGGCCCGCGCCCTTCGCCGGCCTCGACGCCTTCGACGCCCTCGTGACCACCGGCGCGCCGGATGCCGCCGAGGGGCAGGTCGAGGCCGTCCGGGCCGCCTTCTCCGGGCCGCTCCTGCTGGCCGGCCCGGCCCGACACTCCTGA
- the deoC gene encoding deoxyribose-phosphate aldolase: MDDQTASATAEPASGRTATHPPPRNPGTALQPDWFDGVAVNLSAAERRAATLGARRSVKKEFQAAWLVKALTCIDLTTLAGDDTPGRVHRLCAKARRPLRPDLVEALGLADGPPTVGAVCVYPTMVRPAVAALSGSGIPVASVATGFPAGLTPLPQRLAEIRYAVGEGVDEIDIVITRSHVLLGEWAALYDEVAAMREACGDAHLKAILGTGDLRTLRNVYKASTVAMQAGADFIKTSTGKEEVNATLPVSLTMVRALRDYGERTGYRVGFKPAGGLKTAKDALNWLVLMKEELGRPWLEPDLFRIGASSLLADIERQIEHWATGRYSAAAHHAMA, from the coding sequence ATGGACGACCAGACCGCATCCGCGACGGCAGAGCCCGCATCCGGGCGAACCGCGACCCACCCGCCCCCCCGCAACCCCGGCACCGCGCTCCAGCCCGACTGGTTCGACGGCGTCGCGGTCAACCTGTCGGCCGCCGAGCGGCGGGCCGCGACGCTCGGCGCGCGGCGGTCGGTGAAGAAGGAGTTCCAGGCGGCCTGGCTCGTGAAGGCGCTCACCTGCATCGACCTCACCACTCTGGCCGGCGACGACACGCCGGGCCGGGTTCACCGCCTCTGCGCCAAGGCGCGCCGCCCGCTGCGCCCCGACCTCGTCGAGGCTCTCGGCCTCGCCGACGGCCCGCCGACCGTCGGCGCCGTCTGCGTCTATCCCACCATGGTGCGCCCCGCCGTCGCGGCGCTCAGCGGGTCCGGCATCCCGGTGGCCTCGGTCGCGACCGGCTTTCCGGCCGGCCTCACGCCGCTGCCGCAGCGCCTCGCCGAGATCCGATACGCGGTGGGGGAGGGCGTCGACGAGATCGACATCGTCATCACCCGCTCCCACGTGCTCCTCGGGGAATGGGCCGCGCTCTACGACGAGGTGGCGGCCATGCGGGAAGCCTGCGGCGACGCGCACCTCAAGGCGATCCTCGGCACGGGCGACCTCAGGACGCTGCGCAACGTGTACAAGGCCAGCACCGTCGCCATGCAGGCCGGGGCCGACTTCATCAAGACCTCGACCGGCAAGGAGGAGGTCAACGCCACGCTGCCCGTGAGCCTCACCATGGTGCGGGCCCTGCGCGACTACGGCGAGCGGACCGGCTACCGGGTCGGCTTCAAGCCCGCGGGCGGCCTCAAGACCGCCAAGGACGCGCTCAACTGGCTGGTGCTGATGAAGGAGGAGCTGGGCCGCCCCTGGCTGGAGCCGGACCTGTTCCGCATCGGCGCCTCCTCGCTGCTCGCCGACATCGAACGCCAGATCGAACACTGGGCGACGGGCCGCTACAGCGCCGCCGCCCACCACGCGATGGCGTGA